One Streptomyces sp. CG4 genomic window, GGAGGGCGATCTCGGTGATCCGGCGGGCGCCGTCGGCGAACCGGGTGAGCTGGACGATGACGTCGACGGCGCTGTTGATCTGGTCGTGCAGCGCTACGAAGGGGACCTCGACGTCGGACATGGAGGCGAGGGTCTGCAGTCGGGTCAGCGCGTCCTCCGCGCTGTTCGCGTGCACGGTCGCCAGCGATCCGTCGTGGCCGGTGGACATCGCCTGCAGCATGTCGAGGGACTCACCGCCGCGGACCTCGCCGACCACGATCCGGTCCGGGCGCATCCGCAGGGAGTTGCGGACCAGGTCGCGGATGGTGACCTGGCCCTTGCCCTCGACGTTCGGCGGCCGCGACTCCAGGCGGACCACATGCGTCTGCTGGAGCTGGAGTTCGGCGGAGTCCTCGATGGTGATGATGCGTTCGTGGGACGGGATGAGCCCCGAGAGCGCGTTGAGCAGGGTCGTCTTCCCGGTGCCCGTGGCGCCCGACACGATGATGTTGAACTTCGCCTGCACCAGCCCCGCCAGCAGAAACACCAGGTGCTCGTCCAGCGAGCCGAAGGAGATCAGCTCCTGCAGGGTGAAGGAGCGCGGGAAGCGGCGGATGGTGAGGATCGGTCCGGTCAGCGACAGCGGCGGGATGATGACGTTGACGCGTTCGCCGGAGGGCAGGCGGGCGTCGACCATCGGGTTCGACTCGTCGACCCTTCTGTTCACCGTCGACACGATCCGCTCGATGGTCTGCATCAGCTGGTCGGCGGAGGCGAACCGGATCGGCAACTGCTCGACGCGGCCGCCGCGTTCCACGAAGATCGCGTCGGCGCCGTTCACCATGATCTCGGTGATCGAGGCGTCCTCCAGCAGCGGCTCCAGGATGCCGAGGCCGAGCGCCTCGTCCACCACCCGGCGGATCAGCTGTGAGCGCTCGACCGTCGACAGCACCGGGCCCTCGCGGCTGATGATGTGCCCGAGCACCCGCTCAAGGCGCGCGCGGCGGTCGGCGGCGGCGAGCGAACTCATCTCCGCGAGGTCGATCTCCTCCAGCAGCTTGGCCCGGTAGGAGGCGACCAGATGCCCGTCCTCGCCCCGGCTGCCGTGCTCCTCCGGAGTGCTGATGCGTGCCCGCAGACTCATGGCTCCTCGCTTAGTGGTCGAGCGGCATGGTGGCGGACTTGGTGGCGTAGCCGAAGTCCCAGACGATCTTCGGGATCTTCACCCTGGCGGTGACGGTGACCGAGCCGCCCCCTCCCCCGGTCTCGCCGCACGTCACGGTGAGCGCGCCGCTGACGGCTCCGGCGCACGCCTGCTGCGCGTCCTGCCGCAGAGAGGCCGCCCGCGCCCCCGCCCGCGCCGCCGTACCGGCCTGCTCGGCGGCGTACGCGACGGCGCCGATCTGGATGCCCGCCATGCCCACGATCAGCAGCACCGGGATGAACCCGAGGTACTCGATGGCGACCTGGCCCGCGTCGCGCCCTCTGCGCCTCTGCGGCATCTCAGTGCTTCACCTCCTCGACCGCGCCCGCGTGGCCGTGCACGGTGGCGGGCAGGGAGAACACCCCGGGAAAGAGCACCGGGACCCGGAGCGAGACGTCGGCCGTGACATAGCCGGACGGGCTGCAGTTCACCGTCGCGTCCCCCTTCCACGCCGCCGACAGATGCTTCATCCCCGCCGCCGAGCAGGCCGCCTGTCGCGCGCCGCCCGGCGCCGCGGCCGTACCCGCCCGCACCCCCTCGTCGGCAGCATTCCCGGCGAGCGTGAAGGTGTACCCCACGAGCACGGCCTGCCACACGAGCACCAAGGTCAGAATGATCAGCGGTGTCATCCCGAGGAACTCGATGCTGACCTGTCCCCGGTCCCCATCCGGCTTTCTCACGGCCCGCTCACTCCTTCCGCCGCCGGAATCCGACCGTGCCCCGGCCCGGGCCCCCGCGATGGCCGCCCTCGCCGGCCTTCACCAGCCCCAGTTCCCCGGCGAGCGCCCACAGCGCCTGCTTCACGGAACTCCTGCTGTCCAGTTCATGGACCCGCCCCGCGTCCACGACGCCCTGGAGTTCCTTGAAATTGGCGGGTACGGCGGTACGCGCGAGCGCCGTACCGGTGATGCGCTGCACCAGCGCGGGCTGGATCTCCGTATGGCGCGAATGCCGGTTGACGACGGTCGTCGTCTCCTCGGCCTTGCGGATCTGCAGCCGGTCCCACATCCGTACCGTCCGCTTGGCGGCGCGTACGGAGATGACGTCCGGGGTGGTCACCAGCAGGGCGGTGTCGGCCATCTCGATCACGGCCGCCCCGGCCCCGCTGAGCTGGGCGCCGCAGTCGACCACGACCACCTCGTAGCGGGAGCGCAGGGCGCTGACGATCTGGCGGGCGGCGCGGTCGGTGACTTCCTCGCCGCG contains:
- a CDS encoding TadE/TadG family type IV pilus assembly protein — encoded protein: MPQRRRGRDAGQVAIEYLGFIPVLLIVGMAGIQIGAVAYAAEQAGTAARAGARAASLRQDAQQACAGAVSGALTVTCGETGGGGGSVTVTARVKIPKIVWDFGYATKSATMPLDH
- a CDS encoding CpaF family protein, which codes for MSLRARISTPEEHGSRGEDGHLVASYRAKLLEEIDLAEMSSLAAADRRARLERVLGHIISREGPVLSTVERSQLIRRVVDEALGLGILEPLLEDASITEIMVNGADAIFVERGGRVEQLPIRFASADQLMQTIERIVSTVNRRVDESNPMVDARLPSGERVNVIIPPLSLTGPILTIRRFPRSFTLQELISFGSLDEHLVFLLAGLVQAKFNIIVSGATGTGKTTLLNALSGLIPSHERIITIEDSAELQLQQTHVVRLESRPPNVEGKGQVTIRDLVRNSLRMRPDRIVVGEVRGGESLDMLQAMSTGHDGSLATVHANSAEDALTRLQTLASMSDVEVPFVALHDQINSAVDVIVQLTRFADGARRITEIALLDSHGGEPYRLATVARFDAQPMTPDGRVYGAFQYFPLPRRTADRLYMASQPIPQAFGVAHTAAQLTTREAR
- a CDS encoding pilus assembly protein, encoding MTPLIILTLVLVWQAVLVGYTFTLAGNAADEGVRAGTAAAPGGARQAACSAAGMKHLSAAWKGDATVNCSPSGYVTADVSLRVPVLFPGVFSLPATVHGHAGAVEEVKH